The Muricauda sp. SCSIO 65647 genome includes a region encoding these proteins:
- a CDS encoding aminopeptidase P family protein produces the protein MKYDPIPSSLFVKNRKKFMAQMRPKSIAVFNSNDIYPISADSTMPFKQHRDIFYLSGADQEETILLLFPDALNVKHREVLFVRETNEHIAVWEGAKLTKEQATMVSGIETIYWLNDFDKVFFDLMTEAETIYFNTNEHYRQAVETQTREDRFIEKCKRDFPAHQWAKSNPILQEIRGIKEPEEIELMQQACNITEKGFRRILEFTKPGVWEYELEAEYLHEFIRNRSQGFAYTPIIASGNNANVLHYIENNQQCKDGDLILMDVGAEYANYSSDMTRTIPVGGRFNKRQREVYEAVLRVKNEATKMLVPGTIWAEYHEEVGKVMTSELLNLGLLDAADVNNENPDWPAYKKYFMHGTSHHIGLDTHDYGALKTPMKANMVFTVEPGIYIPEEGFGIRLEDDVVIQKSGEPLNLMRDIPIEADELEELMNG, from the coding sequence ATGAAGTACGACCCAATACCGAGCTCATTGTTCGTTAAAAACCGAAAGAAATTCATGGCGCAAATGCGGCCCAAGAGCATTGCCGTGTTCAACTCCAACGATATTTACCCCATCAGCGCAGATAGTACCATGCCTTTCAAACAGCACCGTGATATCTTTTATTTAAGCGGGGCCGACCAAGAAGAGACCATTTTACTTTTGTTTCCTGATGCATTGAATGTTAAGCATCGAGAGGTGTTGTTCGTTCGAGAGACCAATGAGCATATTGCCGTTTGGGAGGGGGCCAAGCTCACCAAAGAACAGGCTACAATGGTTTCGGGGATTGAAACCATTTATTGGCTCAATGATTTCGACAAGGTCTTCTTTGATTTGATGACCGAGGCCGAAACCATCTATTTCAATACGAACGAGCACTATCGCCAGGCCGTTGAGACCCAGACCCGCGAAGACCGCTTTATCGAAAAGTGCAAAAGAGATTTCCCGGCGCACCAGTGGGCGAAGAGCAACCCGATTTTACAAGAGATCAGGGGAATCAAAGAACCTGAAGAAATTGAACTGATGCAACAGGCCTGCAACATTACCGAAAAGGGGTTCAGAAGGATATTGGAATTCACCAAACCCGGGGTTTGGGAGTATGAGTTGGAGGCAGAGTATCTACATGAGTTCATCCGTAACCGTTCCCAAGGCTTTGCCTATACACCCATCATTGCCTCGGGAAACAATGCCAACGTACTGCACTATATCGAAAACAACCAACAATGCAAAGACGGTGATCTGATTTTGATGGATGTCGGTGCTGAATATGCCAATTACTCTAGCGATATGACCCGTACCATTCCTGTGGGCGGGCGGTTCAACAAACGACAGAGAGAAGTGTACGAAGCTGTGCTCAGGGTCAAGAATGAGGCGACCAAAATGCTCGTGCCGGGTACAATTTGGGCAGAATATCATGAAGAAGTCGGTAAGGTCATGACCTCAGAATTATTGAACTTGGGGTTGTTGGATGCCGCAGATGTGAATAACGAGAATCCCGATTGGCCCGCCTATAAAAAATACTTTATGCATGGTACCAGCCACCATATCGGTTTGGACACCCATGACTATGGTGCCTTAAAGACCCCCATGAAAGCGAACATGGTGTTTACGGTAGAACCGGGCATCTATATACCTGAAGAGGGATTCGGCATTCGCCTTGAAGATGATGTGGTCATTCAAAAATCTGGTGAACCGTTAAATTTGATGCGCGATATTCCCATTGAGGCAGACGAGTTGGAAGAGTTGATGAATGGCTGA
- a CDS encoding VPS10 domain-containing protein: MRIPFFLSVFLIFQMALSQQPATSAVQVMKALQRKAEMAKTSLVKNIPLKNIGPSIMSGRVVDLAVNPNNPTEFYTAYASGGLWYTRDNGISFTPILDNSNTQNIGDIAVDWKNGILWVGTGENNSSRSSYAGIGILKSTDGGKTWQNMGLQDSHHIGRIIINPNKPDEVVVGVTGHLYSPNEERGIYKTTDGGKTWRKTLFVNAETGIIDVAHAPDDFTIQYAAAWQKDRKAWNFTGNGNTSGIYKSVDGGNSWNLVTVSESGFPTGDGVGRIGLAVFDDNTVYAVHDNQFRREKTVGEKIKDGLTKEDFKTMDKASFLALDNKELNDFLKTNGFQEKYRAENVKNMVRDGAVQPIDLAKYLENANSLLFDTPVIGAEVYRSDDAGKTWQKMNKDHIDDLFYSYGYYFGQIGVDPNDKDKIYLSGVPLIMSTDGGKTYEAIDKENVHADHHALWINPKRSGHLINGNDGGVNITYNDGKYWMKNNSPTVGQFYAINVDNEEPYHVYGGLQDNGVWKGAHNNEENSRWLAEGKNPWQRIMGGDGMQVQIDNRNSDIVYTGFQFGNYFRLHLDEGKNTRIQPKHELGEAPYRFNWQTPILLSPHNQDILYLGSDKLHRSMNQGDDWEAISDDLTKGGKKGNVAYGTLTTISESPFKFGLIYVGSDDGLVHVTKNAGGSWELISSSFPKDLWVSEVAASKHKKERVYVTLNGYRWDDFTSHVYMSDDHGKTWKNISSNIPNSPVNALTEDPKNENLLFVGTDNGLYASFNRGESWELFQNGMPNVAVHDLVVQPEAKHLLVGTHGRSIYKAGISSLQKMNAQVMAKNLHVFGVDNIKHSERWGNSWSLWSKPNTPGLDVHFYTSFSENINASVKTIDGIEVSSTTMQTDKGLNILSYDVAFTKEGKKNFLKKNKMELKEAKNGKTYLPKGKYLVEISNNSGLEKVEFEIE; encoded by the coding sequence ATGAGAATACCCTTTTTTCTTTCTGTTTTCCTGATTTTTCAAATGGCCCTGTCACAGCAACCTGCCACATCTGCTGTACAGGTCATGAAAGCACTGCAACGAAAAGCTGAAATGGCCAAAACTTCTTTGGTCAAGAACATTCCATTAAAAAACATAGGCCCTTCGATAATGAGTGGCCGCGTTGTCGATTTGGCTGTCAACCCCAACAATCCGACCGAATTTTATACGGCCTACGCCTCGGGCGGTCTGTGGTACACCCGTGACAATGGCATTTCTTTCACTCCAATACTGGACAATTCAAATACGCAGAACATCGGCGACATCGCCGTAGATTGGAAAAATGGTATTCTTTGGGTCGGCACGGGTGAAAACAATTCGTCTCGTTCGTCGTATGCGGGCATAGGTATCTTGAAATCTACCGATGGCGGAAAAACCTGGCAGAACATGGGGCTACAAGATTCACACCATATCGGTAGAATCATCATCAACCCCAATAAGCCCGATGAAGTGGTCGTCGGTGTAACGGGGCATTTGTATTCACCCAATGAAGAACGGGGCATTTACAAGACTACCGATGGTGGAAAAACTTGGCGAAAGACACTTTTTGTCAATGCCGAAACCGGCATTATCGATGTGGCACATGCCCCTGATGATTTTACCATCCAATATGCCGCGGCATGGCAGAAAGACCGAAAAGCCTGGAACTTTACCGGTAACGGTAATACCTCGGGCATCTACAAAAGCGTCGATGGAGGTAACAGTTGGAATTTGGTCACCGTTTCAGAAAGTGGTTTTCCCACAGGTGATGGAGTCGGTAGAATTGGCCTGGCCGTTTTTGATGACAATACGGTCTATGCCGTACATGACAACCAATTCAGGCGAGAAAAAACAGTCGGGGAAAAGATAAAAGATGGACTGACCAAGGAAGATTTCAAGACGATGGACAAGGCTTCTTTTTTGGCGCTCGACAATAAAGAGTTGAATGATTTTCTCAAGACCAATGGTTTTCAAGAAAAGTACCGCGCCGAAAATGTGAAAAACATGGTGCGCGATGGTGCGGTACAGCCCATTGACCTTGCCAAGTATCTTGAAAATGCCAACTCATTGCTCTTCGATACCCCCGTTATAGGGGCCGAGGTCTATCGCAGTGATGATGCGGGCAAAACTTGGCAAAAAATGAACAAAGACCATATCGATGACCTCTTTTACAGTTACGGCTATTACTTTGGGCAAATCGGTGTCGACCCCAATGACAAAGACAAAATCTACCTATCAGGGGTACCGCTCATCATGTCGACCGATGGTGGCAAAACCTACGAGGCCATCGACAAAGAAAACGTACACGCCGACCACCATGCCCTATGGATAAATCCAAAGCGGTCGGGCCACCTCATCAATGGCAATGACGGTGGGGTCAATATCACCTATAACGATGGCAAGTACTGGATGAAGAACAATTCGCCCACCGTTGGCCAGTTCTATGCCATAAATGTCGATAACGAAGAACCGTATCACGTATATGGTGGTCTGCAAGACAATGGTGTGTGGAAAGGTGCCCATAACAACGAGGAAAACAGTCGTTGGCTCGCTGAGGGTAAAAATCCTTGGCAGCGCATCATGGGTGGTGATGGCATGCAGGTACAGATTGATAATCGCAACAGCGATATCGTATATACTGGATTTCAATTCGGAAATTATTTTCGATTGCATTTGGATGAAGGAAAAAACACCCGAATACAGCCCAAACACGAACTGGGCGAAGCACCTTATCGCTTTAATTGGCAGACACCCATTTTGTTGAGCCCGCACAATCAAGATATTCTATATCTCGGAAGCGATAAACTGCACCGTTCGATGAACCAAGGTGATGATTGGGAAGCCATTTCAGACGATTTGACCAAAGGCGGTAAAAAAGGAAATGTCGCCTATGGCACCTTGACCACCATTTCAGAATCACCGTTCAAATTCGGATTGATCTATGTAGGTAGTGATGATGGTCTGGTACATGTGACCAAAAATGCTGGGGGCAGTTGGGAGCTTATTTCCAGTTCTTTCCCCAAAGACTTATGGGTCAGCGAAGTTGCCGCCAGCAAGCACAAAAAAGAACGGGTCTATGTTACCTTGAACGGATACCGGTGGGATGATTTCACTTCTCATGTGTACATGAGCGACGACCACGGAAAGACTTGGAAGAATATTTCAAGTAACATTCCCAACTCACCCGTGAATGCTTTGACCGAAGATCCAAAAAATGAAAATCTGCTCTTTGTAGGCACCGATAACGGATTGTACGCATCGTTCAATCGTGGTGAATCTTGGGAGCTATTTCAAAATGGCATGCCCAACGTAGCGGTACACGATCTGGTGGTTCAACCTGAGGCCAAACATTTGTTGGTGGGCACCCATGGCCGAAGCATTTACAAGGCAGGTATTTCAAGCCTTCAAAAAATGAACGCCCAGGTAATGGCCAAGAACTTACATGTCTTCGGGGTTGACAACATCAAGCACTCAGAACGTTGGGGCAACAGCTGGAGCTTGTGGAGCAAGCCCAATACTCCCGGTTTGGATGTGCATTTTTATACTTCGTTTTCCGAGAATATAAATGCTTCTGTGAAAACCATTGATGGTATTGAAGTTAGTTCCACAACAATGCAAACAGACAAGGGCCTGAATATCCTTTCCTATGATGTGGCCTTCACAAAAGAAGGAAAAAAGAATTTTTTGAAAAAGAACAAAATGGAATTGAAGGAAGCCAAAAATGGAAAGACCTACTTGCCCAAAGGCAAGTATTTGGTTGAGATTTCAAACAATAGTGGTCTAGAAAAAGTCGAATTTGAGATAGAATAA
- a CDS encoding DUF2721 domain-containing protein yields MQLTLTIPALLFPAVSLTMLAYNARYLAIAALIRQLHKQFEETQASPLKRQIESLRKRLNIIKNMQATAIASFLFAAVSMFMIYVEMNVWANVIFGISLIFLMVSLVLSLIEVQLSTRALGIQLKNMEK; encoded by the coding sequence ATGCAGCTTACCCTTACCATACCCGCTTTATTGTTTCCAGCGGTCTCGTTGACCATGTTGGCCTACAATGCCCGTTATCTGGCCATCGCAGCCTTGATACGGCAGTTACATAAACAATTTGAAGAAACCCAGGCAAGTCCGCTAAAACGACAGATCGAGTCATTGCGAAAACGACTGAACATCATTAAAAACATGCAGGCCACCGCTATCGCCAGCTTTTTATTTGCGGCGGTTTCCATGTTCATGATCTACGTCGAAATGAATGTGTGGGCCAATGTGATTTTCGGTATCAGCCTGATTTTTTTGATGGTCTCATTGGTGCTGTCGCTGATCGAGGTACAGTTATCGACCAGAGCCTTGGGCATACAGCTCAAGAATATGGAAAAATAG
- a CDS encoding succinylglutamate desuccinylase/aspartoacylase family protein, whose amino-acid sequence MHSREENKTITVNGNTVKPGQSQLVRIEIARLPTGTLIDIPIHVFNGKQAGPTVLVQAGLHGDEINGVEALRRLLKDRALKIEKGALIVVPVLNIFGFIHFSRDVPDGKDVNRSFPGSSKGSLASRIAYHYTSEVLPQIDIAIDLHTGGAQRHNHPQVRYTSGDSKSEELAALFDAPFHFPSKLIRGSFRKVMHTMRKPVLIYEAGESMRFDEHSIKTAVTGIKNVLGHLGMISKGKRKPKSMHLKTTKWLRAPRAGMFIPEIENGSSVSKNQILGAINDTYSKTNKKIKAPSDGHIICINHQAVVNQGDALFHIGR is encoded by the coding sequence ATGCATTCAAGAGAAGAAAATAAGACGATAACCGTCAATGGCAATACAGTAAAACCAGGACAAAGCCAATTGGTTCGCATCGAAATTGCACGTTTGCCGACCGGTACATTGATCGATATACCCATTCATGTTTTCAATGGCAAACAAGCCGGCCCCACAGTTTTGGTGCAGGCGGGGCTGCACGGCGATGAAATCAACGGAGTCGAAGCGTTGAGAAGGTTATTGAAAGACAGGGCACTCAAAATTGAAAAGGGAGCGTTGATCGTGGTGCCCGTCTTGAATATTTTTGGATTCATACATTTCTCTAGGGATGTACCTGATGGGAAAGATGTGAACCGCAGTTTTCCGGGTAGTAGCAAGGGCTCATTGGCCAGTAGAATCGCCTACCACTATACCTCTGAGGTACTGCCGCAAATAGATATTGCCATTGATTTGCATACAGGGGGGGCGCAACGGCACAACCATCCGCAGGTAAGGTACACATCTGGAGATTCAAAGAGCGAAGAACTGGCCGCTTTATTTGACGCCCCATTCCATTTCCCATCTAAATTGATAAGGGGTTCCTTTAGAAAGGTGATGCATACCATGAGGAAACCCGTTCTGATATATGAGGCAGGGGAAAGCATGCGGTTTGATGAGCACTCGATCAAGACCGCGGTAACTGGTATCAAGAATGTTTTGGGGCATTTGGGGATGATATCAAAAGGGAAACGAAAACCGAAATCTATGCATTTGAAAACTACCAAATGGTTGCGTGCCCCTAGGGCGGGCATGTTTATCCCTGAAATAGAAAATGGAAGCAGTGTCAGCAAAAACCAGATTTTGGGGGCGATAAACGATACGTATTCAAAAACGAACAAAAAAATAAAGGCCCCTTCAGACGGCCATATCATTTGTATCAACCATCAAGCAGTCGTGAATCAAGGTGACGCACTGTTTCATATTGGCCGCTAA
- a CDS encoding RimK family alpha-L-glutamate ligase, producing MDIAILSVSLNVHSTKRIVEEAQRAGHYVELIDHTKCSVKLGGGSPRIYMGEDDVTDEFDAIIPRIGAKVTRHGAAIVKQFEMNGVFSTARSLGITRARNKVRTLQIMARKGIPIPETVFSINPDNIEEQIKLLGGPPVIIKLQEGTHGLGVILAESKKSAKSIIDTFYKMDTSILIQKYIEEANGEDIRIIVVGNRVVASMKRKSELDDFRSNVHRGAEAEAIKPTAKEQYIALNATKYLGLGVAGVDLIRSKKGPLLIEVNASPGLKGIEGATGINVAEHIVKFVERNAFKRRK from the coding sequence ACGGGCGGGGCACTATGTAGAACTTATCGACCATACGAAATGCTCTGTTAAATTGGGAGGGGGAAGCCCCAGAATCTATATGGGTGAAGATGATGTCACTGATGAATTCGATGCCATCATACCCAGAATAGGGGCAAAAGTGACCCGACACGGTGCTGCGATCGTCAAGCAGTTCGAAATGAACGGGGTGTTCAGCACTGCCCGTTCTTTGGGCATTACCAGGGCGCGGAACAAGGTGAGAACACTTCAGATCATGGCCAGAAAGGGAATCCCGATCCCTGAAACGGTTTTTTCGATCAATCCTGATAATATTGAAGAACAAATAAAACTACTTGGCGGCCCGCCGGTCATCATAAAACTTCAAGAAGGCACCCATGGGCTGGGCGTTATACTCGCAGAGAGCAAGAAATCGGCGAAATCGATCATCGATACGTTTTACAAGATGGATACCAGCATTCTTATTCAGAAATATATTGAAGAAGCCAATGGTGAAGACATTCGAATCATAGTGGTCGGCAACCGGGTCGTTGCCAGTATGAAGCGCAAAAGTGAGCTGGACGATTTCAGGTCGAACGTTCATCGAGGCGCCGAGGCCGAGGCCATCAAACCCACGGCAAAAGAACAGTATATTGCGCTGAACGCTACAAAATATTTGGGCCTTGGTGTAGCGGGGGTAGATTTGATCCGCTCCAAAAAGGGACCGTTATTGATAGAGGTCAATGCTTCACCTGGGCTGAAGGGAATTGAAGGGGCCACTGGTATAAATGTTGCAGAACATATTGTGAAGTTCGTAGAAAGAAATGCATTCAAGAGAAGAAAATAA